ATCTCGCCGTTTACATGCGCAACAGCTTGCCGGCAGCCAAGTCCGCCATACCGCTGCGGATCTCCATCACGCAATTCATGTGCTTCTGCTTTTCCGCTTGAAGCCCCGGAAGGGATGGAAGCTGTACCCGTACGACCGGAAGCCAATTGGCAACCAGCCATCAAAGTTGGCCGGCCACGGCTATCAAGAATTTCCCAGGCGCGTACTGTACTTACTCGAGACATGGATTCAGGCAATTAGTTGAGCAAACGAATGGATTAAATCGGCCATCGTTGGTGGCGGATGATGCAGCATATCGCACATCAAATGCTGTTGTCTGCGCCGTGTTGCAGCATCCAGGTATTCCAAAGTTGATTTACCGGCTACACGGGCAAGCATACAGGCCAGGGTATGACGAACAGCACGGGTTTCACTGCTCGCAAACCAGAAATGGTTACGGGCTTCAGCAGCATATTGCTGCCAATAGTGCGCCGCAGCTTCGCGCAACTGCGAACGGTGTGCCGGCATGTGGTGCATTTTACTGAGCAAATGCGTCATTGAAAACCCGACATCAAAAGCAGGATCGCCGAGATGAATAACTTCATGATCCAGTAATACCATCTGCCCATTTCGTATCAAAACGTTTTTCGGACTGTAGTCGCCGTGCACCAGGGTAACCTGGTGCTTCTGCGTGTCAGCAACGAGTTGATGCAGGAACGTTGCTGCTTCAGGTACCTGCGACGCAGTGTATCTGTAATATGGATCCAGGCGCAACGAGTCAAAAAAACCAAGGCCCCGGAGCACCCCATCAACGGGATAATCTGCCGGACTGAATGCGTGAATAGCGGCAAGACTACGTCCAAACTGCTGCACAATATCCAAATTGATCGTACCCGCAAGCAGGTCTGTTTTCCAGTTGGTATGAGGCATCGCGATGGCTTCCATGCCCAGCACGTGATGGGCGCGGTCTTCAAAGAGCAGCGCCGGCACTGTGCCTTGTGACACCAGATCAGCCAGCAAGCGCATCCCTTCAGCTTCTCTGAAGATGCGTGACGGATCACTG
The window above is part of the Bacteroidota bacterium genome. Proteins encoded here:
- a CDS encoding aminoglycoside phosphotransferase family protein, with the protein product MNIESGAQLVDYLRTRGYLKAGEMPEVTVLAGGVSNRTVLVQVPGQQGMVVKQALAKLRVKTDWFSDPSRIFREAEGMRLLADLVSQGTVPALLFEDRAHHVLGMEAIAMPHTNWKTDLLAGTINLDIVQQFGRSLAAIHAFSPADYPVDGVLRGLGFFDSLRLDPYYRYTASQVPEAATFLHQLVADTQKHQVTLVHGDYSPKNVLIRNGQMVLLDHEVIHLGDPAFDVGFSMTHLLSKMHHMPAHRSQLREAAAHYWQQYAAEARNHFWFASSETRAVRHTLACMLARVAGKSTLEYLDAATRRRQQHLMCDMLHHPPPTMADLIHSFAQLIA